A region of the Zootoca vivipara chromosome 3, rZooViv1.1, whole genome shotgun sequence genome:
ccggTCATATaattctttatctctttgacatacACAAATGGAAAGGtattgtttggggagggggatattCCATGTATTACCTCCTCATGAGAACTGCAACCTGTGACGAGAATGTTTGGTCTGAAGTTGTGTATTTTAACTTTCTTATCCAATCGGGTATTTAATTCTTCTAAAGAAGCTTCAGAAAGCACCATAACCGGGCTACAGTCAGGATAGGCAAtctagagagagagattgtcGTAAAACAGACAGCATTTAATCTGGCAGTGGTTGAttgccattttatttattgattaaaaCGTACATGGTTGCCCATTAACAGATATTCTCTGGGCTACTTacagaacaaaaaggaaaaaacaacgtCCCATAtgcagtgattaaaaaaaaaaccacaactttcCTCCTGACAGAGGCAGAATAAAGCTATTAACAGCtcagatttaaaagaaaacaaacaaaaggatcAGAAAGTCCAATGATTAtttaaatagaaaatagaaaaattccttcagtagcaccttaaagaccaactaagtttttattttggtatgagctttcgtgtgcatgcacacttcttcagataccttatttAAATGTTTGCTTAAAAGGCCAGCCTGAATTGGTAATGACCATTAAAGGCCCCTTACAGCAGAAAGTGTGGATAAAACATTTGACCACAGGTGTAGGGAAAATGGTTCTCAAAGATTTTTCAGTTTTAGTATTGGGTCTGCTGGATTTTTATGTAATGCCCTGGGCCAATAGTTACTTGGAAAATGATTAAAAAGCCTTTCCTCCTTGTGAAGGAATCATGTTGTGTGATGGTGGGTTTTTTAGACTATTTATAGCAGATAGTAAATGTAATGGCTCTCAAGAATACTGGAGTGGGCTGCTGCAAAGCAGACATATCTATACAAGTAGTGGTGTGGCAGAGAACATTCTCTATTTCATAAGTGCAACAGCAGCAATTAATTGATGGCAACTGCAGAAGTATTAGGCAACAGTAGCAGTTCCAAAGTATTTAGCCCAGTAAACAAACATGCTAAACTAGGTCACTCTGTAGGGCAAGGGCAGGGAATCCAGAATTCCCAAACATCCCACAGGCAGCTTTTGACAGAGCTGCCCATCAGGTAATTCAGCTTCATAGAAATAATCAGTACGCTCTAAGTGCACTCCTGATTTCCCCTTTTTAATTCGACTCTGTGGGTTTACCTGTCATGACATcaagtgggtgtggtttgggacCAAACCATactgtaggccaggcataggcaaacatcggccctccagatgttttgggactacaactcccatgatccccagctaacaggaccagaggtcagggatgataggaattgtagtcccaaaacatctagagggccgagtttgcctatgcctgctgtaggccAAATGGGGAGGGATCTACCATGCCTCATTAGACCCATGGGATAGGTTCTCCTTCACTGCTCTAGGGCACTGGATAATTTCCCAATAGAAACTGAAACTTTCTGATGCAAATTACCTTATGCCAATTTTTCCAATTTGCATGGGAAAATTTTGCAATtcgatttttttcaagaaaatccccaccactgtatacaagttttatttattttaaaattgtatacgACCCTTTAACAAGGCTTCTAGGGAGATttacagaaacaataaaatacacaataagtTACAATACATAAAAAGCTGGGGAGAATAAAAAGGTACCGTATTTGCCTGACACCACAAGCAGCTGCCAGCACTGAGAAGACTCTCAGCTTAAAGGTATAATAGCGACTTAAGGTGCgtacatttttgtttaggaaggctttcccTGGGGTATAACTCACATCATTTAATCAATTTCAAATTGAAATTGTCGTGCTGCTTCTAGAGCTGGtgtgaattgttttattgtttttaagttagttgaatttattttattgttttcagaACATGTTTCCATGTTCTatggccctaaacggcctcggtcctgtatacctgaaggagcatctccacccccatcgttcagcctgaacactgagatccattctggaggttccctcactgcaagaagcaaagctacagggaaccaggcggagggccttctcggtagtggtacccgccctgtggaacgccctcccatcagaggtcagagagataaacaactacctgacattagaaaatacctaaaggcagccctgtttagggaagtttttaatctgtgatattttaatgtattttaatgtgtgttggaagccgcctagagtggcaggggggatccagccagatgggcggggtataaataatagatttattatttaattaataaacaacTACTTTCCCAGGACCAGGACTACTTTAGTTacttatttttatatttacatttttCATTATTAATTATTTGTATTGAATCAGATTGTTGCAGGACATATGATCTTTGTTATACTTTTTTCATTTCTATGCCTTAtgtagaaaggcagcatacaaattaaaaatgaaatgagaatGAGAACAGGAGAGCAGCATTTAGCTAATGAGACTATCAAACTCATGGACTGCAGTTTCATGTAAGTGATCAAAATTATGCTTATCTCTGAAGAAAGCTTGACAAGTAGCAACACCTGTCTATTTAGTCTCCCTCAATGCAACAGCCACCAAATATGTACGGTAGGAATTTCCCACTTGCTTTTCAAAGGCAGAGGTCACTAGTTTGGTCAAGCAGGTCTTTGGAAAACAAGTTTAGGCATGATAAAACGGTGGGAAAGGATAAGCAAAGGATGTAAAGGATCTGTTAATGTAACTAAAGCAACAATAATTTCTTATAGCAAATGCCATTCTTCAAACAATATTCTATTGGAGCCAAAATCCAGTTATTTTAAGCTTGTACCAGGGGTCTTCCAGCACCAACCTGCACATACAACTTATTTGCCTGCAATCCATTTATATTGGTCATTACTactcaactttttttaaaaaaaaatcatttttattaattttccaatataaacagccaattaacatataatcataatccaattaaaaacaataaactaaaaaaacaaacagtccaaattgtagtccaaattattaattattaattttgggggggctttccatagtctggacctcttgaagaatATCTCCCATGTCTTCTTGTTGTTCCCCTATTTTCCACAATCTGATTTtaatgctttaaagttctccacccctggctatgcaattctcaatcatgtccaaaatcatatatccatagagtacagctttatttgtaaatatgtattttttccaactgtctgttttccagcacagcttttcctgacttcattccaatcttccaatccaggcTATTATCCAAGTCTTCATTtagagtttaatgacgcagcTCTCCCATGTTGTTAAATTGTTGGACCATCCGGACTGTTGTCCAAGTCTGTCGTTTTATGTAAGGCATACTGTTTGCATATTGCAATATAAataaactgtattccacagatatgaaTCATTTGATGATCGATCAGCTTTCAGAGACCAcacattctcccctcctgggccctaggaggggggctgctagacatctacttagccttctctctcacacttaatgaagaaattctgcgaACAGATGCACtttatgttatcccaaattattgtctcaaatcactacaaagtcagtcaacaagcatctcccacttccttcGAAACAGGGAGGAACTCGCATTTTTCTGTtctgcgtcatattaacaagcgccatcttgtttcttctttttttatcaagtctttcaaaccaAGTAAAGCAATACCTCCATAATCGAAAcatcatgatgagaatctcttttaAGTCCGAGCTTTGAAGTCCgaatctgcaggttttttctcagtcttcttcagtccagactatgtctgtttattgtccaaatctaattattttatcaaacagatatttccggctatgagagtaGCTTCGGAGAGTGCTGGCTGTGtcatgctctgggacccagtgtcctgccacctgcaccttgatgcaagctgataatctcggacaatctgcgggtctacgagacagtcctcccccccccatcctggggagtctgccagggctaattacccccatatcagccctgaattactggcatggctgGGGTCCAATAGTATGGGAGTCTGCCATTTCTCACCGCTGGAAACAGGAAACTCCCATTACTACTCAACTTAAACCAACAGTAGATTGGTTGGTTAAACTCATGAGACAAAAGAATATAACCTTTGAAAAGCAAATTCACACTACAAAACTATGAGTGTGGCACACTCCAAATATCATTACTAAGTTGTTTTCTAACCTTATCAGTGGGTCGGAAAGGTTCCAGAAGATCTTTTGAATTCCGAGGAACCATGTTCGGCTCAAAGTGAACTAAACGGTATGGTTCTGATTTCAGGAAGGTTGTGATCCACTGAGCTGCTTCTTCTCCACAGTCTCTACCTTGGACATCAAAGCCAAACAGCCTGCAAGATTTGTGGGAGGCATCAGTACTATCTTTCCTAACAactgtaattaaaataattaatactACAATgctggagaaggggggggaagctaaTCATTTTCTCAAATGGAAATCCCCACCCATATCTGTCATTTGCCCTATTAGAGAAAAAATACACAAAGCCAAGGAATTTACATGTTCAAAAACTACTCTTTCTAAAGTAATCAAATATAGAAAACCTCTATATACAGAAGCATAGTTTGTGGTAACTCTTCAGAATGGACAATAAGGCTCAAAACTTGAAAATCAGTTGCatcccacacacaaaaattaatgtCCCCTTGTGGTTATTGTCAATATTTTTTAGAATGGAGGATTGCATTTTAAGCCAAACCTATTGCTGTAGCTTGGTGGAGAGGGGAATATTAAGAATTATGTACAACAACTAAGAGGTGACATACAGGAAAGTCTAAAGCACCTGCAATTCTGTACTGGGTTTTTGACTGATAGTTGGATGGGAATACGAAGATCCTTCATTTCTGGAGCTCTCAGAGTTAAACACCCATTTTCACTGGTGACAGAAATCAAAACTAGCTGAGGCTCCTGCCGAGCGGTCACTGTATGTCCATCTTCTTTTATTACAAGCCAACACCTGAGTTAGAAACAGACCAAAATTGAAAACTGATAAGGCTTTATACATCTGATGGAAATGGACAGTAGCCCACAAAAGCTTAAGACATACATTTTAGTCTTCATGGTGCCACAATACTTTTTTACTCTACTGAAAGGTGAAGCAgttgaaagaagaggaagaatatgCTTGTCAGTTTTTGAAATGGCCCTTGTAGCTGCCCCTTTAGCAACAACACTTTCATCTGTTGCAAATAGCAGGTGATGATGTTTAATGCCATGTCCTGAAGAGCTTCCTCTGATGTTTTCTGTTTGCCAAAGCTccattaaaaggaaaagaagcaagcCAAGCAAAAACCCTAAGGAGAAAGAAGCATCATAAGTACAGCGGAGAAACCTCCCCACTTCTCTTTCGGGAGGGACAGGATGCAGCCTGACAGAAAGCAAAACACTAACATCAGGGGATGCCAGCACCAAATACTGTACTGAGTTGTACAACTGGAGAAGAGGAAAGCCAGGGTGAAAGGTGTCAAGATTCAAAAGGTCTTACATTCTGAAGAAAAGAACAAAGGGTTAAGTCCCTACTCACAGTTTGAGTTGCAAATCATAACTGGGCAAAAATACCATTATATTCCACCTTCTGCCActgcccttctttccttccatgcAAAAGGCCCAtgggggcaggtgtgtgtgtttttggggtggggtggggtggggtgggggagagtgaaAAGAGATTCAGCTTAACTTGGCACCTTCAATGTATTTTGACTGTGGTATGTGCCTCTCTTTAAAATAACCTATTTCCAGAACATGCACAGGCAGCTGTACCATTTATCTCACTTGGAGCAGTTTTGTTTTACTGTGAATCAAGCAATTTATATGAAGGGGTGTGATGTGGAAGACAGaactagcttgttttctcctgctctggagggcaggactcgaaccaatggcttcaaagttacatacaagaaaggagattccaactaaacaggaataactttctgaatagtaagaactgtttgacagagGAACGGACTCTCTCAGGAGATTGtgatctctccttccttggaggtttttaaaagcagaggttagatggccatctgtcatggatgctttggttgagattcctaggtaaaggtaaagggacccctgaccattaggtccagtcatgaccgattctggggttatgacgctcatctcgctttattggccgagggagccagcatacagcttccaggtcatgtggccagcatgactaagccacttctggcgaaccagaacagcacacggaaatgccgtttaccttcccgccggagtggtacctatttatctacttgcgctttgtgctttcgacctgctaggttggcaggagcagggaccgagcaatgggagttcaccccgtcatggggattcgaaccgccgaccttctgatcagcaagtgctaggctctgtggtttaacccacagcaccaccctaatTGACtgtcggggtcccttccaactttacaatagGGCTGGGCTTTTGTGTGGAAGGACTGTAAACTCATTGCAGTTCTACTACTCAAAAACAAATCCCTGATCCAGGAACTGTTAATGGTATGTGGCACCCAGGTTTCCAGTAAAGAAATGGAATAGATCCCACAAGCCTGCTGTACTAGAAGATTTTTGTGGAAgtgtgcatgggcgtagccaagtgggggcagctgcccctccccctaaatcaagaaaagcaaaaatacTCAACTGAGGTTCAGCCACCACTAACatgaaacctgcccccccccaacataaatcctggctatgcccatggaagTCTGCAAAGGATTTGCGCAAACAGCTACAATCTTATGCAAGCTCGCATAGGGCGTTAGCTCCATCGAAATGCATACTTCGatcctttgcacacttacctgggagcaagccccaaaATGCACTTAGTCTGAGTAAACATGCGCACGATCCTGGGATCAAAGGCGGTatctaaattcaataaataaaactttGACGCACGTGTTCTTAAAACTCCTGTCCACAAGCTTCTCCAAAGGTTTGGGAGGAAAGCAAGTTAGAAGGGAggctggggtggagtggggaaccCAGAGAAGCAAGAAAAAGCGACGCCTCCCGACTTGCACACCCACCTGTCGCCCATGTCCCCGTTGCGGAGGCCCAGCTCGGTCACCTCCGCCCGCTCCACGGCCACCCCGCGGCAGGACTTGACCGGGTAGATGAAAAGGCCCGAGACCCTTCCCA
Encoded here:
- the LOC118083194 gene encoding mitochondrial amidoxime reducing component 2; the encoded protein is MAGSALQSLPKPRPGWLLASAALAVLVMLGAAAAWRRRRRLRPGRRELKPVGRVSGLFIYPVKSCRGVAVERAEVTELGLRNGDMGDRCWLVIKEDGHTVTARQEPQLVLISVTSENGCLTLRAPEMKDLRIPIQLSVKNPVQNCRLFGFDVQGRDCGEEAAQWITTFLKSEPYRLVHFEPNMVPRNSKDLLEPFRPTDKIAYPDCSPVMVLSEASLEELNTRLDKKVKIHNFRPNILVTGCSSHEEDTWDEIIIGDAEMKGAMGCPRCILTTVDPDTGIMDRKEPLETLKSYRLCDPSERHIYRTHPLFGWYYGIDRTGTIQVGDIVYKAI